In a single window of the Candidatus Neomarinimicrobiota bacterium genome:
- the atpC gene encoding ATP synthase F1 subunit epsilon, whose protein sequence is MPQSFQLEIVTPTRVIDCGPVTYLRAPSSDGLFGVLAGHTRAMIALDTGTLKVTAESQTRTFATNGGYADIHGNNVQLLVETAEETTEIDTPRAERAAQRARERLREKARDKTLDEARAQAALQRALVRLAVGNGQA, encoded by the coding sequence ATGCCCCAGTCCTTTCAACTAGAGATCGTCACCCCCACCCGCGTGATTGACTGCGGGCCGGTGACCTATCTGCGGGCGCCTTCAAGCGATGGCCTGTTCGGTGTGCTGGCCGGGCACACCCGGGCCATGATTGCCCTTGACACGGGGACGCTGAAAGTGACCGCCGAGAGCCAGACGCGCACCTTCGCCACCAACGGCGGCTACGCCGATATTCACGGCAACAACGTGCAGCTCCTGGTGGAGACGGCCGAAGAGACCACGGAGATTGATACGCCCCGGGCGGAGCGCGCGGCGCAGCGTGCCCGAGAGCGCCTGCGGGAAAAGGCCAGAGACAAAACCCTTGACGAAGCCCGGGCCCAGGCCGCCCTGCAGCGTGCGCTGGTCCGGCTGGCGGTGGGGAACGGCCAGGCCTGA
- the atpD gene encoding F0F1 ATP synthase subunit beta: protein MQTGKISQIMGAVVDVQFEGDDLPEIYNALEIERGEGRLVLEVAQHLGENQVRTIAMDSTDGLTRGTAVKDTGGPISVPVGPGTLGRIMNVIGDPIDLQGPIKAEKRYPIHRAAPKYEELSTSTEMLETGIKVIDLLEPFTRGGKTGLFGGAGVGKTVILQELIRNVAFEHGGYSVFGGVGERTREGNDLYLEMKASGVIDKTALVFGQMTEPPGARLRVALSSLAIAEYFRDEEGKDVLLFIDNIFRFTQAGSEVSALLGRMPSAVGYQPTLGTEMGELQERIASTRKGSITSVQAVYVPADDLTDPAPATTFAHLDATTVLDRAIVDLGIYPAVDPLASTSRILDPRIIGERHYRVARDVQRTLQKYQDLQDIIAILGMDELSEEDKLVVGRSRRIQRFLSQPFFVAEAFTNTEGRYLKLADTLAGFEAILKGDMDEYPESAFLYCGTIDEVVDKAKKSTIDN from the coding sequence ATGCAGACCGGTAAGATATCCCAGATTATGGGTGCGGTTGTTGACGTTCAGTTTGAGGGCGATGATTTGCCCGAGATTTACAACGCGCTGGAGATCGAACGGGGGGAGGGGCGACTGGTGTTGGAAGTGGCACAGCATTTGGGTGAAAACCAGGTGCGGACCATTGCCATGGATTCCACGGACGGCTTGACGCGGGGCACGGCGGTGAAAGACACCGGCGGACCTATCAGCGTGCCGGTGGGCCCCGGAACTTTGGGCCGAATCATGAACGTTATTGGCGACCCCATTGATCTGCAGGGCCCGATCAAGGCCGAGAAACGTTACCCCATTCATCGCGCGGCCCCCAAGTACGAGGAGTTGAGCACCTCGACGGAAATGCTGGAAACGGGCATCAAGGTTATCGACCTGCTGGAGCCGTTCACCCGGGGCGGCAAGACCGGCCTGTTCGGCGGAGCCGGTGTGGGCAAAACGGTCATCCTGCAGGAGCTTATCCGCAACGTGGCCTTTGAGCATGGCGGCTACTCCGTCTTCGGCGGCGTGGGAGAGCGCACCCGCGAGGGCAACGACCTCTATCTGGAGATGAAGGCATCGGGGGTGATCGACAAGACTGCGCTGGTGTTCGGCCAAATGACCGAGCCGCCCGGAGCGCGCTTGAGAGTGGCCCTCTCCAGCCTGGCGATTGCCGAGTACTTTCGCGACGAGGAGGGCAAGGACGTCCTGCTGTTTATCGACAACATTTTCCGCTTTACGCAGGCGGGCTCCGAAGTGTCGGCGCTGCTGGGGCGCATGCCTTCCGCAGTGGGCTACCAGCCTACCCTGGGAACGGAGATGGGGGAGCTTCAGGAGCGCATCGCTTCCACCCGGAAAGGGTCCATTACCTCCGTGCAGGCGGTCTACGTGCCCGCCGATGATCTTACCGACCCCGCTCCGGCCACCACTTTCGCCCACTTGGATGCCACCACCGTCCTGGATCGGGCCATTGTCGACCTGGGCATCTACCCGGCGGTGGATCCGCTGGCGTCCACCTCCCGCATACTCGATCCCCGTATCATCGGCGAGCGCCACTACCGCGTTGCCCGGGACGTGCAGCGGACGCTGCAGAAGTACCAGGACCTGCAGGATATCATCGCCATCCTGGGCATGGACGAGCTCAGCGAAGAGGATAAATTGGTGGTGGGCCGCTCCCGGCGCATACAGCGTTTCCTCTCGCAGCCATTTTTTGTGGCCGAGGCCTTCACCAATACGGAGGGGCGCTATCTCAAGTTGGCGGATACGCTGGCGGGCTTTGAGGCGATCCTCAAGGGTGATATGGACGAGTATCCCGAAAGCGCTTTTCTCTATTGCGGCACCATCGACGAGGTGGTGGACAAGGCCAAGAAATCGACGATTGACAATTGA